In the genome of Rhizobium etli 8C-3, one region contains:
- a CDS encoding DsbA family protein codes for MTFFPKAFAVFALAASVALPVPAAALDDAQKKEFGEFIKEYLIENPEIMIDVQNALQKKQEEARLVKANRAIEDNQKEIFDAKYDAAIGNPKGDVTIVEFFDYNCSYCRQALSDMQTMLEKDKNVRFVLKELPILGPESAAAHKVSDALRKLAPEKYGEFHVALLGSGGRADEEKALAVAESLGISKEQILAEMKKSPSEESVQKTYQLAQNLGITGTPSYVIGNELVQGAVGFDNLEAKVKNMRTCGKTSC; via the coding sequence ATGACCTTCTTCCCGAAAGCCTTCGCCGTTTTTGCGCTCGCAGCGAGCGTTGCGCTGCCCGTTCCGGCAGCAGCCCTCGACGACGCGCAGAAGAAGGAGTTCGGCGAGTTCATCAAGGAATACCTGATTGAGAACCCCGAAATCATGATCGACGTCCAGAATGCCCTGCAGAAGAAGCAGGAAGAGGCTCGCCTGGTGAAAGCCAACAGGGCGATCGAAGACAACCAGAAGGAAATCTTCGACGCGAAATACGACGCGGCCATCGGCAATCCCAAGGGCGACGTCACGATCGTCGAGTTCTTCGACTACAATTGCAGTTATTGCCGCCAGGCTCTTTCCGACATGCAGACCATGCTCGAAAAAGACAAGAATGTCCGTTTCGTGCTGAAGGAACTTCCGATCCTCGGGCCGGAATCGGCTGCCGCCCACAAGGTCTCGGACGCCTTGCGAAAGCTTGCACCCGAAAAATACGGCGAGTTCCACGTCGCCCTGCTCGGCAGCGGTGGACGCGCTGACGAGGAGAAGGCTCTCGCCGTTGCGGAATCGCTCGGCATCAGCAAGGAGCAGATCCTCGCGGAGATGAAGAAGAGCCCAAGCGAGGAGAGCGTTCAAAAGACCTACCAGCTTGCGCAGAACCTCGGCATCACCGGCACGCCGTCTTATGTGATCGGCAACGAGCTGGTGCAGGGTGCGGTCGGCTTCGACAACCTCGAGGCCAAGGTCAAGAACATGCGCACCTGCGGCAAGACGAGCTGCTGA
- a CDS encoding pyridoxal phosphate-dependent aminotransferase, with protein MFSISRRSEVEPFHAMDVLAEATRRRASGHPVISMAVGQPSHPAPQEALDAAREALAKGRVGYTDALGTARLKQGIAAHYRGRHGLDIDPLQIAVTTGSSAGFNLAFLSLFDAGDAVAIARPGYPAYRNILGALGLKVVEVPVTAETHFTLTPQSLEAAQQDGVRLKGVLLASPANPTGTVTGRQALKELADYCAANSIAFISDEIYHGLTFAGEETSALELTGEAIVINSFSKYYCMTGWRIGWMVLPERLIRPIERVAQSLYISPPELSQIAATAALNATAQLDVYRASYARNREFLMRRLPEIGLSIASPMDGAFYAYVDVTRFTNDSMAFAKRMLAEIDVAATPGFDFDPLEGNRTMRMSYAGSEAEIAEAVERIAAWLK; from the coding sequence TTGTTTTCCATATCGAGACGCAGCGAAGTCGAACCCTTCCACGCCATGGACGTGCTCGCCGAGGCGACCAGACGGCGCGCCAGCGGTCATCCGGTCATTTCGATGGCGGTCGGCCAGCCGTCCCATCCGGCGCCGCAGGAAGCACTCGATGCAGCACGAGAAGCGCTCGCCAAGGGCAGGGTCGGCTATACAGACGCCCTCGGCACCGCACGTCTGAAGCAAGGAATCGCTGCGCACTATCGCGGCCGGCACGGGCTTGACATCGACCCGCTGCAGATCGCCGTCACCACGGGTTCGTCTGCGGGTTTCAACCTTGCCTTTCTTTCGCTCTTCGATGCCGGCGATGCCGTGGCGATTGCCAGGCCCGGTTATCCGGCCTACCGCAACATCCTCGGCGCACTCGGCTTGAAGGTTGTCGAAGTGCCGGTGACGGCCGAGACGCATTTCACACTGACGCCTCAAAGCCTGGAGGCGGCGCAGCAGGACGGCGTCAGGCTGAAAGGCGTACTGCTCGCAAGCCCGGCCAATCCGACGGGCACGGTGACGGGCAGGCAGGCGCTGAAGGAGCTCGCCGATTATTGCGCCGCCAACTCGATCGCCTTCATATCCGACGAAATCTACCACGGACTGACATTCGCGGGCGAAGAGACGAGCGCGCTGGAACTGACCGGCGAAGCGATCGTCATCAACTCGTTTTCGAAATACTATTGCATGACCGGCTGGCGCATTGGCTGGATGGTGCTGCCTGAGCGTCTGATCCGGCCGATCGAGCGGGTGGCCCAAAGCCTCTACATCTCGCCCCCGGAGCTTTCCCAGATCGCGGCGACGGCAGCGCTCAACGCGACGGCGCAGCTCGACGTCTACAGGGCAAGCTATGCCAGGAACCGCGAGTTCCTGATGCGGCGTCTCCCAGAGATCGGGCTCTCGATCGCTTCGCCCATGGATGGCGCCTTCTATGCCTATGTCGACGTCACCCGTTTCACCAATGACAGCATGGCCTTTGCCAAACGCATGCTGGCGGAAATCGATGTCGCTGCCACACCCGGTTTCGACTTCGATCCACTGGAGGGCAACCGGACGATGCGCATGTCCTATGCGGGCTCAGAGGCCGAGATCGCCGAGGCGGTGGAGCGCATTGCCGCCTGGCTGAAATAG